The following is a genomic window from Candidatus Obscuribacterales bacterium.
CAGTCACCTGGAAATCAAAGTTGCTTTGAAGAGATACAGCTGTTGTGTCTTGCAGCACTGCCACCAGATCTCCCTTGTACAACACCTGAGTATCTTTGGCTTGGCTGCCACCCAAGCTCTGGGTTTGATCAATGGAGAAGTGCTTACGCTTGCGGACATCGGAAAGATGAACCCGAATTTGATCTCTCTGGGTCTGATCAAAATCGCTAATCACCACATATCCCTCACCCTGGTAATCCCAACGTTTACCCGTAAAATAGCCCAGACCAAAGATATCTGCACCGGCTCCACCCGTTAGCGTATCAATATCGACTGGACTGTTCTCATTCGTGTTCTCATTTGCCAGGGCACCATGGAGCAAGTCATCACCATCGCCGCCGACTAAAATATCGCTGCCAATGCCGCCGTAGAGGCTATCGTTGCCGCCTCCACCTAGGAGGCTATCGTTACCTAAATACCCTTGGAACGTGTTGTGATTACTGTTGCCTAACATGTGATTACCAAGCTTATTGCCATAGCCATCACGGCTATAGCTACCTCCTAATCGCAGGTTTTCGACATTTGCCTGTAGCCGATGGGTCGAACTATAAGACTCGACCGTATCTATACCCTCTCCCTGATTTTCTTCGATGCTAAGAGCGTCGTTTGCGCCTAATCTCAAGATATAGGTGTCGTCACCAGCTCCACCAATAAAGCGACCGCGTGTAGAGGTGAATAGTACATCGTTCCCTTCATCGCCATACAGAGTATCGTTACCAAGCCCCGCGCTTAAGACATCATCGCCAGCTCCCCCAAGCATCCGATCATCGCCATCTCCCCCATACATCTGATCATCGCCATCT
Proteins encoded in this region:
- a CDS encoding calcium-binding protein; this encodes LTKMTNFMPERRVRSGSTGNDQIKLYSFDAKYFAWDLFGWSGNDRIEAGRHNDKLYGSDGNDTLIGFDGNDVLDGGLDADTMYGGIGDDTYYVDNDADQVIEAADEGIDRVVSSVYHYQLTQNTENLTLANSSPAVSGSGNNLDNHIEGNSQNNLLKGYGGHDKMEGFSGDDSMFGGDGDDWMSGGDGNDAMSGGDGNDSMYGGNGHDSMYGEDGDDSMYGDTGNDLMFGRDGNDRMYGGDGDDSMMGEAGDDLMYGNTGNDLMFGGDGDDQMYGGDGDDRMLGGAGDDVLSAGLGNDTLYGDEGNDVLFTSTRGRFIGGAGDDTYILRLGANDALSIEENQGEGIDTVESYSSTHRLQANVENLRLGGSYSRDGYGNKLGNHMLGNSNHNTFQGYLGNDSLLGGGGNDSLYGGIGSDILVGGDGDDLLHGALANENTNENSPVDIDTLTGGAGADIFGLGYFTGKRWDYQGEGYVVISDFDQTQRDQIRVHLSDVRKRKHFSIDQTQSLGGSQAKDTQVLYKGDLVAVLQDTTAVSLQSNFDFQVTAV